A stretch of the Argentina anserina chromosome 6, drPotAnse1.1, whole genome shotgun sequence genome encodes the following:
- the LOC126798871 gene encoding 1-aminocyclopropane-1-carboxylate oxidase, whose amino-acid sequence MENFPVINMEKLNGEERKATMEIIRDACENWGFFELVNHGVPIELLDKVEKMTKDHYKNCLEQRFKDLVASKGLEAVSTEVNDMDWESTFHLKHLPHSNISEVPDLEDEYRKVMKEFALKLEKLAEELLDLFCENLGLEKGYLKKAFYGAQGSPTFGTKVSNYPPCPKPDLIKGLRSHTDAGGVILLFQDDKVSGLQLLKDGEWVDVPPMRHSIVINLGDQLEVITNGKYKSVEHRVIAQTDGTRMSIASFYNPGSDAVIYPAPSLVEKEAEEKNQVYPKFVFDDYMKLYAAVKFEAKEPRFEAMKTVEANPSLAPIATA is encoded by the exons ATGGAGAACTTCCCAGTCATCAACATGGAGAAACTCAACGGTGAGGAGAGGAAAGCAACAATGGAAATCATCAGAGATGCCTGTGAGAACTGGGGTTTCTTTGAG CTGGTGAATCATGGTGTACCCATTGAGCTTCTGGACAAGGTGGAGAAGATGACCAAAGACCACTACAAGAATTGTTTGGAGCAACGATTTAAGGACCTGGTGGCCAGCAAAGGCCTTGAGGCAGTTAGCACTGAGGTTAATGACATGGACTGGGAGAGCACCTTCCACCTCAAGCATCTTCCTCACTCAAACATCTCAGAAGTTCCAGATCTCGAAGATGAGTACAGGAAGGTGATGAAGGAGTTTGCTCTTAAACTGGAGAAGCTAGCAGAGGAGCTCTTGGACTTGTTCTGTGAGAATCTTGGACTGGAAAAGGGTTACCTTAAGAAGGCCTTCTATGGCGCACAGGGTAGTCCTACCTTTGGCACCAAGGTCAGCAACTACCCTCCGTGCCCCAAACCAGACCTCATCAAGGGTCTCCGATCCCACACCGACGCCGGAGGCGTTATCCTTCTCTTTCAGGATGACAAGGTCAGTGGCCTTCAGCTCCTCAAGGATGGGGAATGGGTTGATGTGCCCCCAATGCGCCACTCCATTGTTATTAACCTTGGTGACCAACTTGAG GTGATTACTAATGGGAAGTACAAGAGTGTGGAGCACAGGGTGATTGCTCAAACAGACGGCACAAGAATGTCAATAGCTTCATTCTACAACCCTGGAAGTGATGCAGTTATCTACCCAGCACCATCTCTAGTGGAGAAAGAAGCAGAGGAGAAGAATCAAGTGTACCCGAAATTCGTGTTCGATGACTACATGAAGCTCTATGCAGCCGTCAAGTTCGAGGCCAAAGAACCCAGatttgaagccatgaaaacagTTGAAGCCAATCCCAGTTTGGCTCCAATTGCCACAGCTTAA